GGGTGACCACCTGATCCAGGTCCTGCTCGAGCACGACGCCTTCGGTGAACAGGTCTCTCGCTTCGGGGCGAGCGAGGATTTCGTCGAACCGGTCGAGGCTGTCGATCACCTCCTGACCGCGCCCGGCGCAGGCGTGAATCGGCTTGAGGCGGATCGGGCCGCTGTACAGCAACTGTTTCGCAGCGGGTCGCGCGTCATCCAGGGAAAACACGCTGAGGCCGTCGAGCACTACACCGCGTACCCGCTCGGAAAACAGCGGCGCCCAGCCTGGGGGGGCTTGGGCCTGCCCATTCAACAGGCCATGGGTGATGGCCTTGGTGCAGATGAAGTCATGTTCGACATAACCGCCCCACAGGTCCTTCGGGCCTTTGACACCCAATTGCCGGGCAGCTTCTGCGCCCACCAGCGTTTGCGTAGGTAGCAGGTAAATGTCTTTATCGCGATGCTGCTGCGGGTCATGGCTGCCGCCGAATTTGAGCCCGAGAATTTGCGCCAGCCACTTGGCCAGCGCGCGGTTGGTTTCGACTTCATGCTGCGGCGCATCGGGGCGCACGGAATGGGCGACCACCAGCTTTCTGGGGTTTGTCGGGGTCATGCGTCCCCCTTCGATCGGTGCTGGATGAATGTAGCGTAAGGGGTGCAGGGATCAGGCCAATCGCGGTGACGGGGAAAGGCTTTTGAAGTCAGACGGTTGAGAGAGTGGTGATGGCATGAGGCCTGTTTGATTCTGCACGAAGGTGCTTAGATTTCCGGCATTTTGCACGACTTGTGGGAGCGAGCCTGCTCGCGATGGCGGTGGATCAGACAGATCACATTGAATGGGCTGGCGCAATCGCGAGCAGGCTCGCTCCTACAGGGGTTCAGGGGGGGGTAACTATCGTGCAGCGGCATTCGGGGTGACCCCAAACCGCGTCCGATAATCACTCGGCGCCAGCCCGGTGATTTTCTTGAAGGTCGAACGAAACGCCCCCGGGTCCTGATAACCCACGGTCCAGGCTATGTGATCGATGGTGCCATTGGTGAACTCGAGCATTTCCCGCGCCTTGCCCACTCGCAAGTGCTGGCAGTACTCCGTGGGCTTGAGGCCGGTTGCCGCGCGAAAGCGCCGCAGGAACGTGCGTTCTTCCAGCCCCGCGCGCTCGGCCATCGCCGTCAGCGAGACATCGGTGGCGCCGGTACTTTGCAGCCAGTGCTGGACCTTGAGAATCGCGGCATCGCCATGGCTGAGGATCGGCGCAAAGTTGCTGCCGCATTCACTGGCGCTGTCGCTGTGCTCCACCACCAGGAAACGCGCGGTGCTGGTGGCGATGCTCGGCCCCAGCAAGCGGTCGACGATGCGCAGGCCCAGTTCGGACCAGGCCATCAGGCCGGCGGTGGTGATCAGGTCGCCGTCATCGACGATAGGCGTATCGGCCTTGAGCTTGATCGCCGGGTAACGCTCGGCAAAGGACTTGGCCGACGTCCAGTGAGTCGTGGCGCTACGGCCGTCGAGCAAACCGCTTTCGGCCAACAGCAGCGACCCCACGCATACACCGCCCAGGGTCGCGCCACTGGCGTGCTGCTGCCGAAGCCAATCGAGCAAGGCCCGGGGTGCCTGGCCCTCGCTGAACCCGGCAATCGACGGCGGGATCAACACCGCCACCAGAGCACCGTCGGAACCGCCGTGGCTGTCATAGACCCGAACCGGCGCCTGATCGCCCTCGACCTGCCAATGGCTGACGCGCAGCAACGGCAGTTGCGCCGCCTGGTGCTCGGCGGCGATCCGGTTGGCCACCCCGAACAGGTCGGTCAAGCCATGCACCGCCGCCATCTGGGCGCCGGGATAGATCAACACGCCCAGTTCGACGATTGCCCGTTGTGCATCCATTGTCAGTTTTCCCCCTTCTATTGTCGGTGCGGCCAATCCCGGCCAGACGCGTCAGCGCCAATACTTCATTCCACACCCAAACCCCACTTAGAGGAAACAGTCATGGCCAAGCAAGCACTCATCGTAGTAGATATCCAGAACGACTACTTCCCCCAGGGCAAGTGGCCGCTGGCCGGTGCCGATGCCGCCGCAGACAATGCCGTGCGCCTGCTCAAGGCCTTTCGTGAGGCGGGCGATTCGGTGGTGCACATTCGCCACGAATTCACCTCAGACGCCGCACCGTTCTTCACCCCTGGCTCCGAAGGCGCAAAACTGCACCCCAAAGTCCTCAACCAGGCCAATGAGCCGGTGGTGCTCAAGCACTTCGTCAACTCGTTCCGTGAAACCGAATTGCAGTCGATCCTCGACGAACAAGGCATCAAGGAACTGGTGGTGGCCGGCAGCATGAGTCACATGTGCATCGATGGCATCACCCGTGCCGCCAACGATCTGGGCTACAGCGTCACGGTGATCCACGACGCCTGCGCCTCCCGCGATCTGGAGTTCAATGGCCTGACCGTTCCGGCGGCCCATGTGCATGCTGCGTTCATGTCGGCGCTGGGCTTTGCCTACGCCAAGGTGGTGTCCACCGAAGAGTTCCTGTCTGCGTAACCCCCTCCTCGTTGGAGCATGGCTTGCCCGCGATGGCGTCCTTGAGATCGCTATCGCGGGCAGGCCTTGCTCCTACAGTTCGTTGTAAATCTCACTCTTTTTTGTGTGTCAGAAAATCTCACGCGTGAGCCATTGTGAGTCACCGGAATTGACTGTAGTGTTTCCACGCGTGAGTTTTCGTAACGGAATGGCACCATGAAAAGCAGCTCTCCATCAGATGCACCTGTCGGACCCGGAAACGAACCGGCAAGCCGCAAGGAAGAGCGCTCGAAACCGTCCACGAAAAAGCCGTCGAGCTTCTACATGAAGCAGATGCGCGCTGGACTGGCCGCCGCCGGTTATGTGAAACACGAGGCTTGGGTGCTTCCCGAAAACCGAAGCCTGCTCAAGCAAATGGAGCAACAGCTACGCCAACCGATTCAGGCTGGCTCATTCATGTCGGAGAATTACATGAGCGCAGGTAACAACTGGACCATCGATCGCCTGTTCACCGCCCTTCAGGCTCTGGACGAAGTGGTATCGCAAGAAATCACCCTTTCTCTCGTTCAGGGCTCCGAATCCAGCATCAAGCTGGAAATGAACGAGTCCGGCGGGCTGCCGATCTACGTCGCGGTGGTTGGCGAGCAGATCATTGTCGACACCGTACTGGTCGACATCGACTCGATCAGTGACGTGCGTGCCTTCAACGATGCCGTGCTGCGCAGCCGCGAGCTGTTCCCGCTGTCCTCGATCGGTATCGAGTCCATGCCGAACGGGCAGACCGTCTACAACATGTTCGGCGCGCTGAGCTCCGACTCCAGCCTGACCAACGTGGTCACCGAGATCAAAACCCTGGTGGACAACGTGCATCGCGCCAGCGAAGCCTTCGAACACTTCTTCAAGTAATCCTCATCTTCCAAGCCATTCGCAAACAGGGAATTTCCAATGACTCAGTCCATCTGGAGCAAGTTGTTCACCGCATTGCGCGGCGGCGCCAGCGAAGTCGGCGAAGCCATCGTCGACCAGCAGGCCCTGCGCATCCTCGACCAGGAAATCCGCGACGCCGACAGCGCCCTGGCCAATGCCCGGCGCGAACTGGTCACCATCATGGCCAAACACAAACTCTCGGCGGACCGCGTCAGCGAGTACAACGCCAAGATCAAGGACCTGGAGTCCAAGGCATTGGCCGCCATCCAGGCCAACCGCGAAGACCTGGCGCTCGAAGTGGCCGAGGCCATCTCGACGCTGACCAACGATCTGGATACCGAGCAAAAGCAAGCCACCGAGTTCGGCACCTACGCCGACAACATGCGCAAGGACATCAACAAGGCTGAGGCGCGGATCAAAAGCCTGCGCCAGCAAGTGGACATGGCCAAGGCCCGCGAAAGCGTGCAGAAGGCCCAGGTCAGCGCTTCGATTGCCAGTGGCGGCGCCAATGGCAAGCTGGAAACCGCGGTCGGCACCCTCAATCGCCTGCAAGCCAAGCAACAGCAGCGCGCGGCTGAGCTGAGTGCCCAGGATGAACTGGCCGATGCTTCGAACGGCAACGATCTGGAGCGCAAACTGCGCGAGGCCGGCATCACGCCGGACGCCGGCAGCGCCAACGCCATTCTCGAACGCCTGAAAAAACAATCGGCCGAGTAATCCAGCGGGCAGTCGCGCAACAGGAAGGGCATAGATTGCCCTTCTTTCATTTTGCCGAATCGAAGGAACGCGCCTGCCTCGCCTCTGCCCCTCAAGGAAGTCTTTAATGGGATGGTTTAAAAAGTTGATGGGGCTTGAGGCCCCGAATGCGGACTCCAAGTGGATCGCCAACGACAACGTGCCGTTCAATGAG
This genomic interval from Pseudomonas putida contains the following:
- a CDS encoding DUF3182 family protein; amino-acid sequence: MTPTNPRKLVVAHSVRPDAPQHEVETNRALAKWLAQILGLKFGGSHDPQQHRDKDIYLLPTQTLVGAEAARQLGVKGPKDLWGGYVEHDFICTKAITHGLLNGQAQAPPGWAPLFSERVRGVVLDGLSVFSLDDARPAAKQLLYSGPIRLKPIHACAGRGQEVIDSLDRFDEILARPEARDLFTEGVVLEQDLDQVVTHSVGQSFFGDKVLSYCGDQYLTRDAEGEEVYGGSNLLVVQGGYDELLKLDLTADVRLAIGQAQVFDNAADEAYPAFYASRRNYDIAQGIDCNGKQRSGVLEQSWRMGGASSAEVAALQSFVNNPRMRAIRVSSVETYIDQPLPADAIEVYRGPAENSEFLLKYVTVKPYDG
- a CDS encoding PspA/IM30 family protein, translating into MTQSIWSKLFTALRGGASEVGEAIVDQQALRILDQEIRDADSALANARRELVTIMAKHKLSADRVSEYNAKIKDLESKALAAIQANREDLALEVAEAISTLTNDLDTEQKQATEFGTYADNMRKDINKAEARIKSLRQQVDMAKARESVQKAQVSASIASGGANGKLETAVGTLNRLQAKQQQRAAELSAQDELADASNGNDLERKLREAGITPDAGSANAILERLKKQSAE
- a CDS encoding YjfI family protein encodes the protein MKQMRAGLAAAGYVKHEAWVLPENRSLLKQMEQQLRQPIQAGSFMSENYMSAGNNWTIDRLFTALQALDEVVSQEITLSLVQGSESSIKLEMNESGGLPIYVAVVGEQIIVDTVLVDIDSISDVRAFNDAVLRSRELFPLSSIGIESMPNGQTVYNMFGALSSDSSLTNVVTEIKTLVDNVHRASEAFEHFFK
- a CDS encoding cysteine hydrolase family protein is translated as MAKQALIVVDIQNDYFPQGKWPLAGADAAADNAVRLLKAFREAGDSVVHIRHEFTSDAAPFFTPGSEGAKLHPKVLNQANEPVVLKHFVNSFRETELQSILDEQGIKELVVAGSMSHMCIDGITRAANDLGYSVTVIHDACASRDLEFNGLTVPAAHVHAAFMSALGFAYAKVVSTEEFLSA
- a CDS encoding GlxA family transcriptional regulator yields the protein MDAQRAIVELGVLIYPGAQMAAVHGLTDLFGVANRIAAEHQAAQLPLLRVSHWQVEGDQAPVRVYDSHGGSDGALVAVLIPPSIAGFSEGQAPRALLDWLRQQHASGATLGGVCVGSLLLAESGLLDGRSATTHWTSAKSFAERYPAIKLKADTPIVDDGDLITTAGLMAWSELGLRIVDRLLGPSIATSTARFLVVEHSDSASECGSNFAPILSHGDAAILKVQHWLQSTGATDVSLTAMAERAGLEERTFLRRFRAATGLKPTEYCQHLRVGKAREMLEFTNGTIDHIAWTVGYQDPGAFRSTFKKITGLAPSDYRTRFGVTPNAAAR